ATGAACGCCTTCATCTTTCGATACTTCCGTAAATAACGCAACATCCTCTTTCGTAAAAGTTCGTTCAAAGGTGATTTTTTCGCCTACTTGCAATTTCATTAGTCCCCCTCCTCAAAAACTCTTTTAAAATAAGAAAAACCGAAACTAAAATCATTTCGGTTTTTCAAACTAATGAAGTCTATATTTATTTTAAAGAATGTACAAACAACCCACTGCGCAGTTTCGGTTCAAACCACGTTGATTTTGGCGGCATAATTTCTCCAGCGTCTGCGATTGCTAATAAAGATTCCATTGATGTCGGATATAGTGAGAACGCCGCTTTATATGCACCGCTATTTACAAGACGTTCTAGTTCTTCTAATCCGCGGATTCCTCCGACAAAGTCGATGCGTGAATCAGATCGCGGATCATGTATTTCAAGTACTTGGCTTAATAAGTGATCTTGCAAAATAGATACATCTAAACCTTTCACAAGATCATTCGCATCAAACGTTTCCTCTTTCACTGTGAGCTTATACCACTTCTCGTTTACATACATTCCAAATGTTTTTGGTTCATTTGGTTTATACGGAGAAACAGATGCTTCTTCTACATAGAAGTATTGCGTGATTTGCTTTAAAAACTGTTCTTCTGATAAGCCATTTAAATCTTTCACAACCCGGTTATAGTCCCAAATGGATAACTCACCGTGTGGGAATAAAACAGATAAGAAGAAATTAAACTCTTCTTCTCCTGTGTAATTCGGATATTGTTCTCTTCGCATGAGCCCAACTTTTGCAGCTGATGCGGAGCGGTGATGTCCATCTGCAATATAAAGATTGGGAATATCTTCAAATAAGTTCACTAAACTTGCAATTACTTCTTCATCAGCTATTTTCCAGGCAACATGCTTAACGCCGTCTTCTGCTGTAAATGTATAGATTGGCGCATGTTCTTCTTTCCAGCTGGCAATAAAACTCTTTATCTCTTCTTTTGTACGATACGTTAAAAAGATAGGACCCGTATTCGCGTCACACACATCTACGTGGCGAATGCGATCAAGTTCTTTTTCATGACGCGTTCTTTCATGTTTTTTAATTGTATCATCTTCATACTCATCAATAGATGTACAAACGACAAGGCCTGACTGCGTTCTTCCTTGCATCGTCAATTCATAAATGTATAACGCTGGCTCTTCGTCTTGAATGAACACTTCTTCTCGTATAAACCGATTTAAATTTTCACCCGCTTTTTCATATACGCGATCATCGTACGGTGAAAGTGCCGGGTCTAAATCAATTTCTGCTTTATCAACGTGTAAGAAAGAATACGGATTCCCTTTTACAACCTCTCTTGCTTCTTCACTATTTAATACGTCATACGGTAAAGCAGCGACTTCCACTGCTTTTTCTTCTACTGGACGAATGGCCCGAAACGGTCGGATTTTTGCCAAGTTTCCCTCTCTCCTTTACACAATCATTCGAACGGCTACAACACCTGTAATTTTGCTTATATTTTCCACAATGTTCTCTTTTATTATATCATCAATTCCGTTATCAATATCAATCATTGTGTACGCCCAAGAATGTTTACTACGATTAATCATATCGGCAATATTAATATGATGTTCTGCTAAGCATCCTGTAATTTGTCCTACCATGTTTGGAACGTTTTGATGCATGATCGTAATACGTTTCTTTCCGATATACGGCAGTTCTACGTTTGGATAGTTTACTGAATTACGAATATTTCCTGTCTCTAAATATTCACGTAATTGACGCGCTGCCATTATTGCACAATTTTCTTCCGATTCAGACGTAGATGCACCGAGGTGAGGCGTCGCTGTTACGTTTTTCATTTTAATCACATTTTCATTCGGAAAGTCCGTTACGTAATGCGCAATAACCTCTTCTTCTAACGCTTTTTGAAGAACCTTTTCATCTACAAGTTCTCCTCTTGAGAAATTGAATAGACGCATTCCTTTTTTCATCTTCTCTATAGCGTGTTCACCAATAATCCCCTTCGTTTGATTCGTAAGAGGAATATGTAGTGTAATATAATCACACGTTGCAAAAATTTCATCTAAACTAAACGCTCTTTGCACATGTGTAGAAAGGCGCCATGCAGTTTCAACTGAAATATAAGGATCATATCCGACGACGTCCATCCCTAAAGCTAACGCATCGTTCGCAACTAAAGCACCAATTGCGCCAAGTCCGATAACACCTAGACGCTTCCCTGCAATTTCTGATCCAACGAATTGTTTTTTCCCTGATTCAACAAGCTGCGGTACTTCTTCACCTTCTAAATTTTTCGTCCAGCTTACTCCGTTAATAATGTTACGTGAAGACATAATCAGACTGGCGATAATAAGTTCCTTTACTGCATTGGCATTCGCTCCTGGTGTATTAAATACTACAATCCCTTTTTCTGTACATCGCTCGACAGGAATATTATTTACACCAGCACCAGCCCTTGCAATCGCCTTTAAGTCTTTTGAAAAATCTTCTTGATGTAAAGAATAACTGCGAAGTAAAATACCGTCTGGGTGGTTCATTCTTTCCCCTACTTCATAACGCTCCCCGCTAAGAACTTGCAAACCTTTTTCCGCAATTTGATTTAACGTTTGAACACGAAACATATCCCCATCTCCCTATCTATTCTCAAGCTCAAATTCCTTCATATAATTTACTAATTGCTGTACGCCGTGTGCTGGCATCGCATTGTAAATACTAGCGCGCATACCACCGACTGAGCGATGTCCTTTTAGCGTAACAAGACCGCGTTCTTTCGCTTTTTGTAAAAACTCATTGTTCAGCTCTTCTGACGGTGTTGTAAACGGAATGTTCATAAGTGATCGATACGTAGGATCAACCGGTGAAGTAAACAATGTTGATTCATCTAAGAAATTGTAAAGAAGTGAAGATTTCATTCTATTCTGTTCTTCGATCGCAGATACCCCGCCCTGCTCTTTCAGCCACTCTAGTACAAGTTTCGTTACGTAAATACTAAAGGACGGCGGTGTATTATATAAGGAGTTATTTTTACTGTAAGTTTCATAGTTTAACATCGTAGGACAAGAGCAATCTGCTCCTCCAATTAAATCTCTTTTTATAATAGCAATCGTTAAGCCCGCTGGCCCTAAATTCTTTTGCGCTCCCGCATATATAAGACCGAACTTCGTAACATCGTATTGTTCTGATAAAATATTTGAGGACATATCCGCAACGAGCGGTACTTTATCTACATGTGGAATATCCACATATTTCGTCCCCTCAATTGTATTATTCGTTGTAATATGTACATAATCTAGTTTTTCATCGCCTAGTAAACCATACAGTTTAGGAATTGTAGTAAACTTCTCATTTTCAGAAGAAGCAATCACTTGTACTTCTCCAACTTTTTCAGCTTCTTGCAGTGCCTTTTTAGACCATGAACCAGTCAATACGTACCCTGATTTTTTATACGTATTCATTAAATTTAACGGTATCATAGAGAATTGTAATGAAGCACCACCTTGTAAAAACAATACTTCATACTCATCAGGAATGTTCATTAATTCACGAAGTAGGTTACTCGCTTCATCTATAATACTTTGAAAATAAGAAGATCGATGACTCATTTCCATAATAGACATGCCTGTCCCGTTATAATTTACAAGCTCCTTTTGCACTTTCTCTAAAACTGGCAAAGGGAGTATTGATGGTCCAGCTGAAAAATTATACACTCTCTCCATCACCCTAAAAACCTCCCTATTTCTCATTTTATTAATTTTTAAACTTTCTGAATTATAACCTAAAATATAATACGTGGTCAATTTGTTTTCTATCATTACGGCGTAAGACGCAATGGAATCGCTTGCATGTGCAAACTATTTTTTATAAACATACAAAAAAGTGTTAAGTACATAATCGTACTTAACACTCTAGTAATAAAGTATAATTGCTAATTGTCCGTGAAGAACCGATCAAAAATTTGATAAATGGCAGAAAGACCAATGAGCCAATAAATAGTGTCCACAAGCGCCGGCATAGAACCAAACCATTTCTCAACTACATTGTAATCTAACGCTACAAACAACCAATTCAAACCGCCAAGAATCACCAAAATTACTGTAAGGTAAGACAAAAATTTCATTATGATTGCCCCCTAGGTGATAAGATGGTGAAAGGCCTTTCACTAGAAATATATGTGGTAAAATCTAAAACTGACCTATTTTATAAAAATTATTTTCGGTACCAGCCGTTAATAACTGCCTCTGCTTCTTTACTATGTATTTGATACGCATGCGTACTATTATGAGAGCCAATAAACCAAATTGAAAAACCTTTAAAATATGGTTTCGGTTCTAATACATCACGATAAGCGCGCCATCCGTTTAATTGTACGTCCTTTGAAAACACATTAGAAACATCTGGATTCCACGGATTTTGCAAGCCTAGTTCACGTGCCGGAACGTTGAATCCACCAAAGTAAACCGGGTTTCCTGTTGCTTTATGTAATTGTTCCAACTGCTGCACAACATTTTGTCCACGATTATACACTGTCGTGGCAAATAAACTTTGCTTCACTTCTTCGTATGATGGATTTCTTTTTTCTGAAACTTCAAACCAACTATCGATACTAACAATATCCACCTTTTTTAAATACGGACGATTGATTTTCTCTACAAACTTCGCTTCATAAGAAGGATCCCAACTTGCTGTTAACCACCAATTCATTTGATACAAAACATTTCCTTTATACTGCTGACGAACGAAATCAATCGTATCGCTCCAATATCCTTCTGCATATTCCATATTCACGAAATTAGAAGCAATCTTGAGTCCGTACACATTGTATTTACTTGTAATGGAATTAAAGATGTCTTGTAAAATAACCGTTTTCCAATTCCAGAAGAAATCATTAATATTACTTGGATTCCATTCCGTTTCCCCAACATTTCCTTGCTGAATATACGGGAAAGGTTCCACAATAACTTGAATATTATGCTTTAATAATTCTTGAATTAAAAGAATAGCCTGTTGCTTTTGCGCTTGATTAATTACCATGTTTGTAGAAGTCACGTTCGGAATATCTACCTGAATCGGTACATTTACTGTATTTAAATTTAAGCGCTCTACATCAGCTAACACTTTCGCTACATTCCCAACTTCCCATACCGTTACATTTCCTGATTTGATTTTCCCAGATTGAACAGTATTTACATCTGCCTGTACATTTCCTTGAAAACAAAAAGAAAACAGCATAATAAACACTCCTAAAAAACTTATTAAACTCTT
This Bacillus paramycoides DNA region includes the following protein-coding sequences:
- a CDS encoding DUF1015 domain-containing protein, with translation MAKIRPFRAIRPVEEKAVEVAALPYDVLNSEEAREVVKGNPYSFLHVDKAEIDLDPALSPYDDRVYEKAGENLNRFIREEVFIQDEEPALYIYELTMQGRTQSGLVVCTSIDEYEDDTIKKHERTRHEKELDRIRHVDVCDANTGPIFLTYRTKEEIKSFIASWKEEHAPIYTFTAEDGVKHVAWKIADEEVIASLVNLFEDIPNLYIADGHHRSASAAKVGLMRREQYPNYTGEEEFNFFLSVLFPHGELSIWDYNRVVKDLNGLSEEQFLKQITQYFYVEEASVSPYKPNEPKTFGMYVNEKWYKLTVKEETFDANDLVKGLDVSILQDHLLSQVLEIHDPRSDSRIDFVGGIRGLEELERLVNSGAYKAAFSLYPTSMESLLAIADAGEIMPPKSTWFEPKLRSGLFVHSLK
- a CDS encoding 3-phosphoglycerate dehydrogenase family protein, with product MFRVQTLNQIAEKGLQVLSGERYEVGERMNHPDGILLRSYSLHQEDFSKDLKAIARAGAGVNNIPVERCTEKGIVVFNTPGANANAVKELIIASLIMSSRNIINGVSWTKNLEGEEVPQLVESGKKQFVGSEIAGKRLGVIGLGAIGALVANDALALGMDVVGYDPYISVETAWRLSTHVQRAFSLDEIFATCDYITLHIPLTNQTKGIIGEHAIEKMKKGMRLFNFSRGELVDEKVLQKALEEEVIAHYVTDFPNENVIKMKNVTATPHLGASTSESEENCAIMAARQLREYLETGNIRNSVNYPNVELPYIGKKRITIMHQNVPNMVGQITGCLAEHHINIADMINRSKHSWAYTMIDIDNGIDDIIKENIVENISKITGVVAVRMIV
- the serC gene encoding 3-phosphoserine/phosphohydroxythreonine transaminase, with translation MERVYNFSAGPSILPLPVLEKVQKELVNYNGTGMSIMEMSHRSSYFQSIIDEASNLLRELMNIPDEYEVLFLQGGASLQFSMIPLNLMNTYKKSGYVLTGSWSKKALQEAEKVGEVQVIASSENEKFTTIPKLYGLLGDEKLDYVHITTNNTIEGTKYVDIPHVDKVPLVADMSSNILSEQYDVTKFGLIYAGAQKNLGPAGLTIAIIKRDLIGGADCSCPTMLNYETYSKNNSLYNTPPSFSIYVTKLVLEWLKEQGGVSAIEEQNRMKSSLLYNFLDESTLFTSPVDPTYRSLMNIPFTTPSEELNNEFLQKAKERGLVTLKGHRSVGGMRASIYNAMPAHGVQQLVNYMKEFELENR
- a CDS encoding DUF378 domain-containing protein encodes the protein MKFLSYLTVILVILGGLNWLFVALDYNVVEKWFGSMPALVDTIYWLIGLSAIYQIFDRFFTDN
- a CDS encoding glycoside hydrolase family 113, which produces MKKNKSLISFLGVFIMLFSFCFQGNVQADVNTVQSGKIKSGNVTVWEVGNVAKVLADVERLNLNTVNVPIQVDIPNVTSTNMVINQAQKQQAILLIQELLKHNIQVIVEPFPYIQQGNVGETEWNPSNINDFFWNWKTVILQDIFNSITSKYNVYGLKIASNFVNMEYAEGYWSDTIDFVRQQYKGNVLYQMNWWLTASWDPSYEAKFVEKINRPYLKKVDIVSIDSWFEVSEKRNPSYEEVKQSLFATTVYNRGQNVVQQLEQLHKATGNPVYFGGFNVPARELGLQNPWNPDVSNVFSKDVQLNGWRAYRDVLEPKPYFKGFSIWFIGSHNSTHAYQIHSKEAEAVINGWYRK